One window from the genome of Acidobacteriota bacterium encodes:
- a CDS encoding glycosyltransferase family 39 protein, with protein sequence MTSVEAVIHTDGRAERPLEWPEVLFLASFIPLAIFSWVGILLAGFGAFTGWRLAVAGGVLSALALAAAWRDIRGAGPIQRVPRATWMALGLVAAISTTLLSRPGEYLIEGADASVYLATGHSIARTGSITTPDPAIGLMPQELRLSFFRVARGLRQHEARLPGGLRIGADDRVNPGFFHLLPVWVAIGVAAAGPAAGYFVNVIPAIFGVIAVFLIGRRLWSHRAGLVAAALLAVNFGQIYFGGLAASEMLTQFMGMSGILFTIMVWDLRLRVAGACAGVAIGLAAFTRVDALLLMVPLAALWLIQARRSKALGRAWSWYATLLILVSGHAVAHAETVAALYSRRLFGDGVAMLERAATPLLVVAGVLAAGGLALVIMRFGRRSLVWLGLGGVVTAIGVIVMLPPVVQMIGRLISPVGAIAALAGLLLLARRAQMRTLPLLVPLIAQTALLLAMNEQTTLPDDFRRAVPLILPGAMLFVGFLVSQISSGRSWAARAIWILPMALGVVFLRDAAPILRTPPLQGAHAQIADLAARIPPDALVISDTSVPGHLSLALTYTFDRPSVRLISRPTSGAGIAPLISAALDSGRQVYVVAAPMIEHKPLWLWRSDFAGFDIRQEYEQQLRYAVLVRTRGVFPRALRVDMPQVAVYQVRARDGQTQAPLPHTVDVGVDDFQALVDGFHASEPFHSTRARWTTGDSRIALPRMASPASGRMDLVLRLAADRPPGHAPVEIRLAIGGIPAGTITAPTIDLREYRIRLSPAVMARLLAGPSILSMSSDVFVPKDVVGGTDDRRLGVMLDWVRVE encoded by the coding sequence GTGACGAGCGTCGAGGCGGTCATTCACACAGACGGGCGTGCCGAACGGCCTCTTGAATGGCCTGAAGTCCTCTTCCTCGCGTCGTTCATTCCACTGGCGATATTTTCGTGGGTCGGCATCCTGCTTGCGGGATTCGGCGCCTTCACAGGCTGGCGACTCGCTGTGGCCGGTGGAGTGCTCAGTGCCCTCGCGCTGGCCGCCGCCTGGCGCGACATCCGCGGTGCCGGGCCCATTCAGCGCGTGCCGCGGGCCACATGGATGGCGTTGGGGCTCGTCGCGGCCATATCCACGACCCTGCTCTCGCGCCCCGGCGAGTATCTGATCGAAGGCGCCGACGCGTCGGTCTACCTGGCCACTGGCCACAGCATCGCGCGCACCGGGAGCATCACCACGCCGGACCCGGCCATCGGGCTGATGCCGCAAGAACTGCGCCTGAGCTTCTTTCGTGTCGCCAGGGGGCTCCGGCAACATGAGGCACGGCTGCCGGGCGGCCTTCGTATTGGTGCAGATGACCGCGTCAACCCCGGGTTTTTCCATCTGCTTCCGGTCTGGGTGGCGATCGGCGTGGCGGCGGCCGGTCCTGCCGCCGGATATTTCGTCAATGTGATTCCGGCGATCTTCGGCGTGATCGCCGTATTTCTGATCGGGCGACGCCTGTGGTCACATCGCGCGGGCCTGGTGGCCGCAGCGCTGCTCGCCGTGAACTTCGGCCAGATCTACTTTGGCGGGCTGGCCGCGTCGGAGATGCTGACCCAATTCATGGGCATGTCGGGCATTCTCTTTACCATCATGGTCTGGGATCTGCGGTTGCGGGTTGCCGGCGCCTGCGCGGGCGTGGCGATTGGCCTCGCGGCCTTTACGCGCGTCGATGCGCTGCTCCTGATGGTGCCGCTCGCCGCGCTGTGGCTCATCCAGGCGCGGCGCTCAAAAGCGCTCGGGCGCGCGTGGTCCTGGTACGCGACCCTGCTCATCCTGGTATCCGGCCACGCGGTTGCCCACGCTGAGACTGTCGCGGCCCTCTACTCACGGCGGCTGTTCGGTGACGGTGTCGCGATGCTCGAACGCGCGGCCACTCCCCTGCTGGTGGTCGCAGGCGTTCTCGCGGCGGGCGGGCTTGCCCTCGTCATTATGAGGTTTGGTCGTCGCAGCCTGGTCTGGCTGGGCTTGGGCGGCGTCGTCACGGCGATCGGGGTGATCGTCATGTTGCCGCCGGTCGTGCAGATGATCGGTCGGCTGATCTCCCCCGTCGGGGCGATCGCAGCGCTCGCCGGATTGCTGCTGCTCGCGAGGCGCGCGCAGATGCGAACGCTCCCGCTGTTGGTTCCGCTCATCGCGCAGACGGCGCTCCTGCTCGCCATGAACGAGCAGACGACCCTGCCGGACGATTTCAGGCGCGCGGTGCCGTTGATTCTCCCGGGCGCGATGCTGTTTGTCGGCTTCCTTGTCTCTCAGATCAGCAGTGGCCGAAGCTGGGCCGCTCGGGCGATCTGGATCCTGCCGATGGCCCTCGGTGTTGTGTTCCTGAGAGATGCCGCGCCGATCCTGCGCACGCCTCCGCTGCAAGGAGCGCATGCGCAAATCGCGGATCTCGCCGCTCGCATCCCTCCTGACGCGCTCGTCATTTCGGACACCTCGGTCCCTGGTCATTTGTCGCTAGCACTCACCTACACCTTCGATCGCCCGTCTGTCCGACTGATTTCACGCCCGACCAGCGGCGCGGGCATCGCCCCGCTCATCAGCGCTGCTCTGGATTCGGGGCGCCAGGTGTACGTGGTCGCGGCCCCCATGATCGAGCACAAGCCCCTCTGGCTGTGGCGCAGCGACTTCGCAGGCTTCGACATTCGACAGGAATACGAGCAGCAGTTGCGTTACGCGGTGCTCGTACGCACCCGGGGCGTCTTCCCACGAGCACTCCGGGTCGACATGCCGCAGGTGGCCGTGTATCAGGTGCGCGCACGTGACGGGCAAACCCAGGCACCGCTGCCGCACACCGTGGATGTGGGGGTGGACGACTTCCAGGCGCTCGTTGACGGATTCCACGCGTCCGAGCCGTTCCACTCCACACGCGCCCGATGGACCACCGGAGATTCGAGAATCGCACTGCCCCGAATGGCGAGCCCCGCTTCCGGTCGAATGGACCTTGTGCTGCGCCTGGCGGCCGACCGGCCGCCCGGCCATGCCCCGGTGGAGATTCGTCTGGCCATCGGAGGCATTCCGGCCGGCACCATCACTGCTCCGACGATTGACCTGCGCGAGTATCGGATTCGCCTGTCACCAGCGGTCATGGCTCGCCTGCTCGCCGGCCCCAGCATCCTGTCGATGTCATCCGACGTGTTCGTCCCGAAAGACGTGGTCGGCGGCACGGACGACCGCCGGCTCGGCGTCATGCTCGATTGGGTTCGCGTCGAGTAG
- a CDS encoding sulfotransferase, whose product MPGFLGRFDDPYGITWRVANAVRRVDLARSARFLRAWLAPKAHRRPILIVGMPRSGTQLLFHVLRESPDLGAMPREGHDVWRQYHHPRRVGWRSDHVGPGQVAPGERRFVNAWFTSYTGDRRLIEKTADNVVRVAYLRELFPDAIFVVMKRNPCDALNSYINMWRQPQGRFRSYFVPVDLTIPGYPHRRRWCSTLIEGWRDLVAAPVPEIAFAQWLQYVNGIEEARGTVPAAQWIECHFEDLLTRPEATLGDLCRRLDVAVDPLVLAKLQELVRNPVNAMTPPGDEKWRSDNVEEVRALLPRIALHAPRLGYTVDPLTGACDWPTRREPNRA is encoded by the coding sequence ATGCCCGGATTTCTGGGGCGGTTCGACGATCCCTACGGCATCACCTGGCGTGTCGCGAACGCCGTTCGTCGTGTTGACCTGGCAAGGAGTGCGCGGTTTCTTAGGGCATGGCTCGCGCCGAAGGCGCACCGCAGGCCGATCCTGATTGTGGGCATGCCGCGGTCGGGCACGCAGTTGCTGTTCCACGTGCTTCGTGAAAGCCCCGATTTGGGGGCGATGCCCAGGGAAGGGCACGACGTCTGGCGTCAGTATCACCACCCGCGGCGGGTGGGCTGGCGTTCAGACCACGTCGGGCCGGGACAGGTGGCGCCCGGCGAACGGCGGTTTGTCAACGCGTGGTTTACGTCGTACACCGGCGACCGCCGGCTCATCGAAAAGACGGCTGACAATGTCGTGCGGGTCGCGTACCTCCGGGAACTCTTCCCCGATGCGATCTTCGTCGTGATGAAGCGCAATCCCTGTGACGCGCTGAACTCGTACATCAACATGTGGCGTCAGCCCCAGGGCCGGTTCCGTTCGTATTTCGTTCCCGTGGATCTCACGATTCCCGGGTATCCCCATCGTCGCCGCTGGTGCTCGACGCTCATCGAGGGCTGGCGCGATCTTGTGGCTGCTCCGGTGCCCGAAATTGCGTTCGCGCAGTGGCTTCAATATGTGAACGGCATTGAGGAGGCCCGGGGCACGGTGCCAGCGGCGCAGTGGATCGAATGTCATTTTGAGGATTTGCTCACCCGTCCCGAGGCGACATTGGGAGACCTGTGCCGCCGCCTGGATGTGGCGGTTGACCCACTGGTCTTGGCAAAGCTGCAGGAGCTGGTTAGGAATCCTGTGAACGCCATGACACCTCCCGGCGACGAGAAGTGGCGCTCAGACAATGTCGAGGAGGTGCGGGCGCTGCTGCCTCGCATCGCCCTGCACGCGCCCCGACTGGGCTACACCGTGGATCCGCTGACGGGCGCGTGTGACTGGCCTACTCGACGCGAACCCAATCGAGCATGA
- a CDS encoding SDR family NAD(P)-dependent oxidoreductase has translation MLQGVHGVVALMLRDASVLVTGGTGFLGSHLTRRLAAAGCRTTLAVRAQSSIDRIVDVGPAPHLVHVDFSAQDSVDACVRAARPDVVFHLAGLTSARRAIGPGGSTDLGLVRSFEVNLMGALRLFQAVASQAPAARVVRTGTVAEYGIGPAPSREEQRGEPASPYGASQLAATELGETLFRQLGLPVTTLRLALTYGPAQSETFFIPALIRACLNGQPFEMTQGDQTRDYLFVDDVIDALVEAAVAPGIAGLVLNVGSGYEYRIADVAALIVSLTGGTAELRMGRLPAGTDPVRLACDPARIHRLLGWEARTPLAAGLEQTIAWYRDNRPL, from the coding sequence GTGCTTCAGGGAGTTCACGGCGTCGTGGCGCTGATGCTGCGCGACGCCTCCGTGCTTGTCACGGGCGGCACCGGATTTCTCGGATCACACCTCACGCGGCGACTGGCGGCAGCCGGGTGCCGCACGACCCTCGCCGTCCGCGCGCAGAGTTCCATCGATCGGATCGTGGACGTGGGCCCTGCGCCACATCTGGTCCATGTCGATTTCAGTGCGCAGGACTCGGTGGACGCGTGCGTGCGCGCCGCGCGACCGGATGTCGTGTTCCACCTAGCCGGCCTGACGTCCGCCCGGCGGGCGATAGGGCCGGGCGGCAGCACCGATCTCGGCCTGGTACGAAGCTTCGAAGTCAACCTCATGGGCGCGTTGCGCCTGTTCCAGGCTGTGGCGAGCCAAGCGCCGGCCGCTCGCGTCGTTCGCACCGGTACGGTCGCCGAGTACGGCATCGGGCCTGCGCCGTCGCGCGAAGAACAGCGGGGCGAGCCGGCGTCGCCGTACGGAGCGAGCCAACTGGCCGCCACCGAGCTGGGGGAGACGCTGTTCCGTCAACTCGGCCTGCCGGTGACAACACTGAGGCTGGCGCTGACATACGGCCCTGCGCAGTCGGAGACCTTCTTCATTCCTGCGCTGATCCGAGCCTGCCTCAATGGACAGCCCTTTGAGATGACGCAGGGAGACCAGACGCGCGACTACCTGTTCGTCGATGACGTCATCGACGCGCTTGTCGAGGCCGCCGTTGCGCCAGGCATCGCCGGACTGGTCCTGAACGTCGGGTCAGGCTATGAGTACCGCATCGCGGATGTCGCAGCGCTGATCGTCTCCCTCACGGGGGGAACCGCTGAACTCCGCATGGGGCGTCTCCCCGCAGGAACGGACCCCGTTCGATTGGCGTGCGACCCGGCCCGCATACACAGGCTGCTCGGCTGGGAAGCGCGCACCCCCCTGGCCGCCGGCCTCGAACAGACCATCGCCTGGTACCGGGATAACCGGCCATTGTGA
- the rfbH gene encoding lipopolysaccharide biosynthesis protein RfbH — MKLWPKRLPGTARISAPPRWARVPNPEALRARILEDVGEYYAAAFSSKPFVPGESPVPVSGRVFDAADLQLVTEASLDFWLTAGRFADQFEAKIARWVGTRFGMLCNSGSSANLLALSALTSPVLGDERLTPGDEVITVAAGFPTTLNPIIQNNLTPVFVDVALGTYDADAARVADAIGPRTRAIMLAHTLGNPFDLDAIAALAQAHDLWLIEDNCDSLGATYRGQATGTFGDLATLSFYPAHHVTMGEGGAVLTSQPRLKTLVESFRDWGRDCWCAPGNSDTCGKRFEWQLGDLPAGYDHKYTFSHIGYNLKATEMQAAIGVSQLDKLPRFIEARRRNWSRLREGLEPESEFLILPAPTPHSDPSWFGFALTVRPDAPFSRLQLIQFLESKKIASRLLFGGNLLRQPAYRQIAHRVVGELANTDIVMNQTLWIGVFPGITDTMVDYVVECFREFTASWR, encoded by the coding sequence ATGAAGCTCTGGCCGAAACGATTGCCTGGTACCGCGCGTATTTCGGCCCCTCCCAGGTGGGCTCGCGTGCCGAATCCTGAGGCCCTGAGGGCCAGGATTCTCGAGGACGTCGGCGAGTACTACGCCGCCGCGTTTTCGTCGAAACCCTTTGTGCCGGGCGAGTCGCCGGTTCCGGTGTCGGGTCGGGTGTTTGACGCCGCCGACCTCCAGCTCGTGACCGAGGCATCGCTCGACTTCTGGTTGACCGCCGGGCGCTTTGCCGACCAGTTTGAAGCCAAGATCGCGCGCTGGGTGGGCACCCGGTTCGGCATGCTGTGCAATTCGGGATCCTCCGCGAACCTGCTGGCGCTCTCCGCGCTGACATCCCCGGTGCTCGGCGACGAGCGTCTCACGCCCGGCGACGAGGTCATCACGGTGGCCGCGGGATTCCCCACCACGCTGAATCCCATCATTCAGAACAACCTCACGCCGGTATTCGTCGACGTCGCGCTCGGGACCTACGACGCTGACGCCGCTCGCGTGGCGGACGCGATCGGTCCACGAACCAGGGCCATCATGCTGGCCCACACACTTGGCAATCCGTTCGACCTCGATGCGATTGCCGCACTGGCGCAGGCACACGACCTGTGGCTGATTGAAGACAACTGCGACTCACTCGGCGCCACCTACCGTGGGCAGGCCACCGGCACGTTCGGAGACCTCGCCACGTTGAGTTTTTATCCGGCGCATCACGTCACGATGGGCGAAGGCGGCGCCGTACTGACGAGCCAGCCCAGGCTGAAGACACTCGTGGAGTCGTTCCGTGACTGGGGGCGCGATTGCTGGTGTGCCCCGGGAAACTCCGATACGTGCGGAAAACGTTTCGAATGGCAATTGGGTGACCTGCCAGCCGGTTACGACCACAAGTACACGTTTTCGCATATCGGGTACAACCTTAAAGCCACTGAAATGCAGGCGGCCATTGGCGTATCGCAACTCGACAAGCTGCCGCGTTTCATTGAGGCGCGCCGGCGCAACTGGTCGCGTCTGCGGGAGGGGCTTGAACCGGAGTCGGAGTTTCTGATCCTGCCGGCTCCCACACCACACAGCGATCCGAGTTGGTTTGGCTTCGCCCTCACCGTGCGACCCGATGCGCCCTTCTCGCGGTTGCAGCTGATCCAGTTTCTCGAGTCGAAAAAGATCGCGAGCCGGCTGCTGTTTGGAGGGAACCTTCTTCGGCAACCGGCCTACCGGCAAATCGCGCATCGCGTGGTCGGCGAACTGGCCAACACAGACATCGTCATGAACCAGACCCTCTGGATCGGTGTGTTTCCGGGAATCACGGACACGATGGTGGACTATGTGGTGGAGTGCTTCAGGGAGTTCACGGCGTCGTGGCGCTGA
- a CDS encoding GDP-mannose 4,6-dehydratase: MSVPPGHFSGRRVLVTGATGMVGSALVHDLLASGAYVVALVQDVDPQTELYRSGDVHQVAVISGALEDLGTLERAVCLHGIDTVFHLGAQAIVGVAHQAPLYTFEANIRGTYHVLEASRRHADLVRCVIVASSDKAYGEQSLPYTEDSPLLGRHPYEVSKSCADMLAQCYHHTYQTPVAIARCGNIYGAGDRNWSRLVPGTIRDFLQGRRPVIRSDGQFVRDYVYVKDAVSAYKCLAAAIDRADVAGQAFNFGDDAPATVLEMVANLQRLMDCAHLPPDVRNDTQGEIPNQFVSSDRAKRVLGWRAQYGRDEALAETIAWYRAYFGPSQVGSRAES, translated from the coding sequence ATGAGTGTGCCCCCGGGACATTTTTCGGGACGCCGCGTCCTTGTGACCGGTGCCACCGGCATGGTCGGATCCGCGCTGGTCCACGACCTGCTGGCGTCGGGCGCGTACGTCGTGGCCCTCGTCCAGGATGTCGATCCCCAAACCGAACTCTACCGAAGCGGTGATGTGCATCAGGTGGCCGTCATCTCGGGTGCCCTCGAGGACCTCGGCACGCTCGAACGCGCGGTGTGCCTGCACGGCATCGACACCGTGTTTCACCTCGGGGCCCAGGCCATTGTTGGCGTGGCCCATCAGGCGCCGCTTTATACGTTCGAAGCGAATATTCGCGGCACCTACCACGTCCTCGAAGCCAGCCGTCGTCACGCCGATCTGGTGCGGTGTGTCATCGTGGCGTCGAGTGACAAGGCGTACGGCGAACAGTCGTTGCCGTACACGGAAGACTCGCCGTTGCTCGGCCGGCATCCCTACGAGGTGTCGAAGAGCTGCGCCGACATGCTGGCGCAGTGTTATCACCATACGTATCAGACGCCGGTGGCCATCGCGCGGTGCGGCAACATCTACGGTGCGGGAGATCGCAACTGGAGCCGGCTCGTGCCTGGCACAATACGCGATTTTCTGCAGGGACGCCGGCCGGTGATCCGCAGCGACGGCCAGTTCGTGCGCGACTATGTGTACGTCAAGGACGCGGTGTCGGCGTACAAATGCCTCGCCGCCGCGATCGATCGGGCGGATGTGGCGGGGCAGGCGTTCAATTTTGGCGATGACGCCCCCGCGACCGTGTTGGAGATGGTGGCGAATCTCCAGCGCTTGATGGACTGCGCACACCTTCCACCAGATGTTCGCAACGACACGCAGGGGGAGATCCCCAACCAGTTCGTGTCATCGGACCGGGCCAAGCGGGTCTTGGGATGGAGAGCGCAGTACGGCCGGGATGAAGCTCTGGCCGAAACGATTGCCTGGTACCGCGCGTATTTCGGCCCCTCCCAGGTGGGCTCGCGTGCCGAATCCTGA
- the rfbF gene encoding glucose-1-phosphate cytidylyltransferase has protein sequence MKTVILAGGLGTRLSEETSARPKPMVEIGGMPILWHIMKMYGAAGFEEFVLALGYKSDVIKSFFLDYSRFRNNLTVNVRSGAADIHDGEREDWTVHLVDTGLVTQTGGRLKRLAGWLGDGTFMMTYGDGVAEIDLKALLAFHRAHGRLATVTAVRPPARFGALELDGDLVASFSEKPQGGEGWINGGFFVLEPGVLDYLDGDATVFEQDALETLASEGQLGAYRHEGFWQCMDTLRDVRQLNAAWEQDSAPWAVWKKGVITG, from the coding sequence ATGAAGACGGTCATTCTCGCAGGAGGACTCGGCACCCGGTTGTCCGAAGAGACGTCTGCCCGGCCCAAGCCGATGGTGGAGATCGGGGGCATGCCCATCCTGTGGCACATCATGAAAATGTATGGGGCCGCGGGTTTTGAGGAGTTCGTCCTCGCGCTGGGTTACAAGTCAGACGTCATCAAGTCGTTCTTTCTCGACTACTCGCGATTCAGGAACAACTTGACCGTGAATGTCCGCAGCGGCGCTGCAGACATTCACGATGGGGAGCGCGAGGACTGGACCGTGCATCTTGTCGACACCGGGCTCGTCACACAGACTGGCGGACGCCTCAAGCGCCTGGCAGGGTGGCTGGGTGACGGCACGTTCATGATGACCTACGGCGACGGCGTCGCCGAGATTGATCTGAAGGCGCTGCTCGCATTCCATCGTGCGCATGGCCGGCTGGCGACCGTGACCGCCGTGCGGCCACCGGCCCGCTTCGGGGCGCTCGAACTGGACGGCGACCTGGTGGCCAGTTTCAGCGAGAAGCCGCAGGGAGGCGAAGGCTGGATCAATGGCGGTTTTTTTGTCCTCGAGCCGGGCGTGCTGGACTACCTGGACGGGGATGCCACGGTGTTCGAACAGGACGCGCTTGAAACGCTGGCCAGCGAAGGGCAGCTGGGCGCGTACCGGCACGAAGGATTCTGGCAGTGCATGGACACCCTCCGTGACGTCAGGCAACTCAACGCGGCCTGGGAACAGGACTCCGCACCCTGGGCCGTCTGGAAGAAAGGCGTGATCACGGGATGA
- a CDS encoding glycosyltransferase family 4 protein yields MHIGVSAWRLSGQRFGIGRYIEYILKSWNTMLEPADRVTLFTREALDPRTLGLSAAFTTRVLKPAMTNALWENLLLPHAARDVDVLFGPSYTLPLFPRVPSVVAIHSVDEDAGAWTRWHWLTYSQKYRLSCKRADRVIANAQSTSDRVRDVYGIPAARIETIWLGADEAFQPLYDPARLSAARVRLVGADRPYILFVGGLSDRRNVPMLIEAFSILKKRDGIPHALVLFGANRGGVPFRQVAERCGVADSVFQTDGVVREHRELVEVYNAASVYVMPSLSEGFSLTLAEALSCGTPVVTVNCAALGEVAHGYALTIERPELQALTEAIGRVLNDPAVAADLRARGVERAKELRWDRTARRTLEVLRQVAAHQV; encoded by the coding sequence ATGCACATCGGCGTGAGCGCGTGGCGGCTGAGCGGCCAGCGCTTCGGCATCGGCCGCTACATCGAGTACATCCTCAAGTCCTGGAACACCATGCTTGAGCCCGCGGATCGCGTCACGCTGTTTACGCGCGAGGCGCTGGACCCGCGGACGCTCGGCCTGTCTGCGGCGTTCACCACCCGCGTGTTGAAGCCGGCGATGACCAACGCGTTGTGGGAGAACCTGCTGCTGCCTCATGCGGCCCGGGACGTGGACGTGCTCTTTGGTCCCAGCTATACGCTCCCGCTGTTTCCTCGCGTCCCCTCCGTTGTGGCCATTCACAGCGTGGACGAAGATGCCGGCGCGTGGACGCGCTGGCACTGGTTGACCTACTCGCAGAAGTACCGGTTGAGCTGCAAACGCGCCGACCGGGTGATTGCCAACGCGCAGTCGACCAGTGATCGGGTGCGCGACGTGTACGGCATTCCGGCCGCCAGGATCGAGACCATATGGCTCGGCGCGGATGAGGCCTTTCAGCCTCTTTACGATCCAGCGCGCCTGAGCGCCGCCCGCGTTCGCCTTGTTGGCGCCGATCGGCCTTATATTCTTTTTGTCGGCGGCCTGTCGGATCGGCGCAACGTGCCGATGCTGATTGAAGCGTTCAGCATCCTGAAGAAACGTGACGGCATTCCCCATGCACTGGTGCTGTTTGGCGCCAATCGCGGCGGTGTGCCGTTCCGGCAGGTGGCCGAGCGATGCGGCGTCGCCGACAGCGTCTTTCAGACCGATGGTGTCGTACGGGAACATCGCGAACTCGTCGAGGTATACAACGCGGCGTCGGTGTATGTCATGCCGTCGCTGTCGGAAGGGTTTTCGCTGACACTGGCAGAGGCGCTCAGTTGCGGCACGCCGGTGGTGACCGTCAACTGCGCGGCATTGGGCGAAGTGGCTCACGGGTACGCACTCACGATCGAGCGCCCGGAGCTGCAAGCGCTCACCGAGGCCATCGGCCGCGTACTGAATGACCCGGCAGTGGCCGCAGACCTGAGGGCCAGGGGCGTGGAACGCGCAAAGGAATTGCGCTGGGATCGCACGGCGCGTCGCACGCTGGAGGTCCTGCGGCAGGTGGCGGCACATCAGGTCTGA
- a CDS encoding Gfo/Idh/MocA family oxidoreductase has protein sequence MRIALIGLGDAGLNIHLPALAGMRSVALVGVTDRNQARRDRAAATCHAPAFADFDAMMAGSTPDVVIIGTPPDSHSDYAIRALGAGAHVVCEKPFVTSLAEADGVRDAALRAGRQVAINHEFREMPIFRAVRDELRRPGAAPLSFLQMWQLMDLPPHDESGWRGQLVRRTLFEAGVHLVDLAMALFAEKPVSVQASMYADRAPATDAVSAVTLEFSRGRLAQLTQNRLCRGEMQYFEVRADTADHSIRASFGGRARLSAGLFRGTRPHARLEFGRSGIAWKEVGNRRTFLARNPDAPMVAATRVVFEETFAAFKTGAEPPTSALRARDVLEVITACYHSAETGRRIALGP, from the coding sequence ATGCGAATTGCGCTCATTGGCCTTGGCGACGCGGGCCTGAATATTCATCTGCCGGCCCTGGCCGGGATGCGTTCGGTCGCCCTCGTGGGTGTCACCGATCGAAACCAGGCTCGGCGCGATCGCGCGGCGGCAACCTGCCACGCGCCGGCGTTTGCCGACTTCGATGCGATGATGGCCGGTAGCACGCCCGATGTGGTGATCATCGGCACGCCCCCTGATTCACACAGCGACTATGCCATTCGGGCGCTCGGCGCCGGTGCGCACGTGGTGTGCGAGAAACCTTTTGTGACCAGCCTGGCCGAGGCCGATGGCGTGCGCGACGCCGCGCTGCGTGCAGGACGGCAGGTCGCCATCAATCACGAATTTCGGGAGATGCCGATCTTCCGCGCCGTGCGGGACGAACTGCGACGCCCCGGTGCCGCACCGTTGTCGTTCCTTCAGATGTGGCAGTTGATGGACCTGCCGCCTCATGACGAATCCGGCTGGCGCGGACAACTGGTGCGGCGCACGTTGTTCGAAGCCGGCGTGCATCTTGTGGATCTCGCGATGGCGCTGTTTGCCGAAAAGCCCGTCAGCGTGCAGGCCTCGATGTATGCCGACCGCGCCCCCGCCACCGACGCGGTGTCGGCGGTGACGCTGGAGTTCTCACGCGGCCGGCTCGCTCAACTCACGCAGAACCGGCTGTGCCGGGGCGAGATGCAGTATTTTGAGGTCCGCGCTGATACCGCCGACCATTCGATCCGCGCCTCGTTTGGCGGCCGCGCGCGCCTGTCGGCCGGCCTCTTCAGAGGCACCCGGCCCCACGCGCGCCTTGAGTTCGGCAGGTCCGGCATCGCGTGGAAGGAGGTGGGCAATCGCCGCACCTTCCTCGCGAGAAACCCCGACGCGCCGATGGTCGCCGCCACCCGCGTCGTCTTCGAGGAGACGTTCGCCGCGTTCAAAACCGGCGCCGAGCCGCCCACAAGCGCACTGCGCGCCCGCGATGTGCTCGAGGTCATCACGGCGTGTTACCACTCGGCCGAAACAGGCCGGCGGATTGCGCTCGGCCCATGA
- a CDS encoding glycosyltransferase, whose amino-acid sequence MNGAPTLQGPVDLTVVIASIDSTRSLDVCLRHLNRACEGLRTEVIVVDASQGSAADRVRAICGPVRLLQRPAGTLAPLLWAAGLEQSTGRVVAFSTGHCLVSPGWAAALLRAIDEGATGVGGPLVIAEGTTPLDWAVFYLRYAGFMPHVLGAGRTERELAGDNAAYRRDALDRHAATFANGVWEVDFHRLVRADGGWLSVAPDAIAEFARSFSIGTILRQRFAHGRHSGARRVRGRIRSAWQVVLAAPLVPFILVARAATRAAGGPSPWRLAVALPWFLLLATAWAAGEAVGAWGAGRGPSPTEPYQ is encoded by the coding sequence ATGAACGGGGCCCCAACCCTTCAGGGTCCTGTGGACCTGACCGTTGTCATTGCCAGCATCGATTCCACCCGATCACTGGACGTGTGCCTTCGGCACCTCAACCGTGCCTGCGAAGGGCTGCGAACGGAGGTCATCGTGGTCGATGCCTCTCAGGGGAGCGCCGCCGATCGGGTCAGGGCAATTTGCGGCCCTGTCCGCCTGCTCCAACGCCCCGCAGGGACGCTCGCACCGCTCCTCTGGGCCGCAGGCCTCGAGCAGTCCACGGGGCGGGTGGTCGCGTTCAGTACGGGTCACTGCCTCGTGTCGCCGGGCTGGGCCGCGGCGCTGCTTCGCGCGATCGATGAGGGGGCCACGGGGGTCGGCGGCCCACTCGTGATCGCGGAGGGGACCACCCCGCTCGATTGGGCCGTGTTTTACCTGAGGTACGCTGGTTTCATGCCACACGTGCTGGGGGCCGGGCGCACGGAGCGGGAGCTGGCCGGCGACAACGCCGCCTACCGGCGTGACGCGCTCGACCGCCATGCCGCCACATTTGCCAACGGGGTCTGGGAGGTCGACTTTCATCGGCTGGTACGGGCGGACGGCGGCTGGCTGTCGGTGGCGCCCGACGCCATCGCGGAGTTCGCGAGGTCCTTTTCGATCGGCACGATCCTGCGGCAACGTTTTGCCCACGGGCGGCATTCGGGCGCCCGACGGGTTCGCGGCCGGATACGCTCGGCCTGGCAGGTGGTGCTGGCTGCGCCGCTGGTGCCCTTCATTCTGGTGGCCCGCGCCGCGACCCGCGCCGCCGGAGGGCCTTCACCGTGGCGTCTGGCCGTCGCGCTACCGTGGTTCCTGCTGCTGGCCACCGCCTGGGCCGCAGGCGAGGCCGTCGGCGCGTGGGGCGCGGGCCGAGGCCCGTCGCCGACGGAGCCGTACCAGTGA